The Apium graveolens cultivar Ventura chromosome 6, ASM990537v1, whole genome shotgun sequence genome contains a region encoding:
- the LOC141665734 gene encoding uncharacterized protein LOC141665734, translated as MHKPESFGRMLKWTVELGQFEVDYKPRTAIKCQALADFVLEFPPHQEVEQGALVVIPSAEEVGLESQNSALWWSLFVDGASNGDGAGAGIELISPEAHKIRRATHLAFHETNNDAEYEALSKGLKLALEMKAENLNMFSDSMIVRIIVRFNELRLELVPHGQNEGADELAKLGSPCEATLLGVVPHDIQRQPSVPELEAGSLSDDLGPTWMTHILAYIKEGSLLDEKNEARRIKYKAALYVIYDGVVYRRGFSVPLLKCIDGDECNYIVREVHEGICENHLGGSSLAQKILRQGYYWPMLKKEAFKISRACDKCQRYANYYNSPWPLSHPS; from the exons ATGCACAAACCGGAGTCTTTTGGTCGAATGTTGAAGTGGACGGTTGAGCTCGGCCAATtcgaggtggattataagccaagGACCGCAATCAAATGCCAAGCCCTGGCCGATTTTGTGCTGGAATTTCCTCCACATCAAGAAGTGGAGCAGGGAGCCCTTGTTGTCATACCTAGTGCAGAAGAGGTCGGGCTGGAAAGCCAAAATAGTGCCCTATGGTGGAGCCTATTTGTGGATGGAGCCTCTAATGGAGATGGGGCAGGAGCTGGAATTGAGCTAATCAGCCCAGAGGCCCACAAGATTAGACGGGCGACCCATCTGGCCTTTCATGAaaccaacaatgatgctgagtatgaggccTTGAGCAAAGGTCTTAAGCTAGCTCTGGAAATGAAGGCAGAGAATTTGAATATGTTCAGTGACTCCATGATCGTG AGGATAATTGTGAGGTTCAATGAGTTGAGGTTGGAACTGGTTCCGCACGGGCAGAATGAAGGCGCGGACGAGCTGGCTAAGCTTGGCTCGCCCTGTGAGGCCACTTTGTTAGGGGTCGTGCCCCATGATATACAGAGGCAGCCTAGTGTGCCCGAGCTCGAGGCGGGCAGCCTTAGTGATGACCTCGGCCCCACGTGGATGACACATATCTTAGCTTACATAAAAGAAGGATCACTTCTGGACGAAAAGAATGAGGCAAGAAGAATAAAATACAAGGCAGCCCTCTATGTGATATACGATGGGGTCGTATACAGAAGAGGGTTCAGTGTGCCCCTCCTCAAGTGCATAGATGGGGATGAATGCAATTATATCGTAAGGGAAGTACATGAGGGCATTTGTGAAAATCACTTGGggggtagctctctagctcagaaaatcctccgtcagggttactattggCCAATGCTGAAAAAAGAGGCTTTTAAAATTTCTCGAGCTTGTGATAAGTGTCAGCGATATGCCAATTATTATAATAGCCCGTGGCCCCTCtcacatccctcatga
- the LOC141665735 gene encoding uncharacterized protein LOC141665735, translating to MYIYAREAKDKPLTNVNHLSQRPPELFEKEADDIVFWENDAKWVHYPHTDALVIKIKSGTVNVHQALVDTGSSADILTYDAYKKLGLLDREQTSIGGHLYVFTGNSIGVKGTILLPMTLGEEPYVVTQIAMFTVVDQPCAYNIIVGRPLMSAMRMLTSIHHMTVKFPYESMVCYNQALRATDSGNASKKTVKPGEGDVLMEEAEGRKRVRPEGHETCNMISIEELHENYFEHMGI from the coding sequence ATGTACATATATGCCCGAGAAGCAAAGGACAAGCCCCTCACCAACGTCAACCATTTGAGCCAAAGGCCCCCAGAGCTCTTTGAAAAGGAGGCTGATGATATTGTGTTTTGGGAGAATGATGCAAAATGGGTGCACTACCCCCATACTGATGCCCTGGTCATAAAAATAAAGAGTGGGACAGTGAATGTCCATCAGGCATTGGTGGATACCGGGAGCTCGGCAGACATTCTAACCTATGATGCCTACAAGAAACTAGGACTGCTGGATAGAGAACAGACCTCGATAGGTGGGCACTTGTATGTGTTCACGGGAAACTCAATCGGAGTAAAAGGGACGATTCTTCTCCCGATGACCTTAGGAGAAGAACCTTATGTCGTCACCCAGATCGCTATGTTTACAGTTGTAGATCAGCCTTGTGCCTACAATATTATAGTGGGCAGGCCCCTTATGAGCGCAATGAGGATGCTGACCTCGATCCATCACATGACAGTAAAATTCCCATATGAATCGATGGTCTGCTACAACCAGGCACTCAGGGCAACTGATTCGGGAAATGCATCGAAGAAGACGGTCAAACCGGGTGAAGGTGATGTCCTCATGGAAGAGGCAGAGGGCAGGAAGAGAGTACGTCCTGAGGGACACGAGACTTGTAACATGATTTCAATCGAGGAATTGCACGAGAACTATTTCGAGCACATGGGGATTTAG